Within the Carassius gibelio isolate Cgi1373 ecotype wild population from Czech Republic chromosome B15, carGib1.2-hapl.c, whole genome shotgun sequence genome, the region gcaCCTTGTGAATCAACAAACTGtgcatttttaagaaacaaagaCATTATTAAAAGTGTTTTAGCTTTGAAccgttgcttctggccaaaatatcaaTCCAATGcttcctttaataaaaaaaaaaaaaaaatgtccattcCTTATTATTCTCTCACACCAAATTCcattgacatatttgtttagagctgttttgtcCTGTTTctgcttgtaaacggtgcttgatctgtgcatatttctctctggATTCAGgcgagatgactttttcactggggAAAGCAATATTAATGATAGATGACTTTTTTTTGCCAGAAACGATGATTAGAAGTTAAAAgcgttgtgtggattacttgtggattattgtgatgttttatcagctgtttgcacaCCCGTTCACTGCAGacgatccattgctgagcaagagtgcattgctacatttctctaaatctgttctgatgatgaaACATACTCATCTACTATACATTTCGGATGACTTGAGGGGGTGGGCACATATCAACAAAATGAAATTTTTGGggatgaactattcctctaaACCACATAGAAAtgtttggttacattttattttaatgtgtctctGTTACACTGCAGTTATACATTCAATTATATGCTTGTACTTactatagggttagggttagaattagtgttacttgcatgtaactatgcataatttattgttattataatagtaagtacatgtaacgtgtaacaacgacaccttaaaataaagtgttactaaatgtTCTtgcattagatacaaaatatcaaatcaaGCAAACAAATAATGCTAAGCTTTTGCAAGAATTAATTTCTCAGCAGCCAATTCAATGCAGCAAACACTCCTTGAAAGTTGCACTGAATATCCTGCAGTACAGGAGCTTGTAATATTTCTAGGAGGATGGGAAGAAAATACTATTGAAGCGCTTGATGTGCTTCCACCCACTCATGTGCAAGAGCAAGGACGTTCATACACAAAACTACGGATTCATATGCATGCAAATGCATCTATTCATCCTGCTCGCCTTTGTGAAGAAAGACATGCAGGGAAGCTATACAGGCGTATCCAGCCAGTGACCGCATGTAATGCTAGTCTAAAAAGATATTGCAGGTATTAAGAGAGAAGGCATGTTAATGCCAAAAGGAACTGAAAATAAATGAGTTTCTTAGGAATAATTAAACTGGGGAATTACACGTGATGTCTTCATAAGTCCACATGCACAGTGCAGATTGGACCAATGAGTTTGTGGTTTATTGTGGCCATTTGTAAAGGTAGTAAATGCAACTTTAAGTCCTAACTAGTCCTTAGGCATTGAACTTGAAGTTTCTCATGGAAGATAATTGTTTGGTAATTACGTGCATTGGGTTTAGTCTCAACCGGAGGATGATGTCTGTTATTTATCGCAGTATGTATTGcacaaaaaatatgtaaaaaatagttATTACTGTATATAGATGAAGGTTTCTTACTCAGTTGatgtgtgtatacaaataaagGAAAACGGTAAGAAAACCTCTCATTCAATGACTCAAACATGAGGCCTGCTCTCTCTAGAGGTATATTTAAAGGATCTTTCCTTTCTCGCTGTGCTTAACGTCTATGTCAAGGTTTTCCTCCTCCCTGCTTAAATTGCTATTGAATTTTCCAACAGTCTAATGTGTTGTTTCATGTCAGAGGTATTTGCTATTGAGCATTGATTTCTTACCAAAACAACAGATAACCTTCACATCTTGTACTTTCATGAATAGTGCTTGAAACTCTTTTACCATCActctgtacaaaaaataaataaatatatatatgtgctgttttattttgcatttactttataTGAGGTTAGCATTTTCAATATTGAATCAAGGTGTGATTTTAAAACcctaatttttgtttaatttatttatttcaaattaaaattgatGTATTATTGAAAGCTTGGAGTAATAAAATAAAggatgtaataaaaaaagacaccATTCATACCTTAATAGTTAGTAGTTTAACACCAAATATTGGTTAGTAGTTAAtgatactgtacattttttattaaaatagcaaGGCTGAATGGATTACTTGGAAGCGGTCAACACAACAATCTTTATAATTTGGGGAGATTGTTTTGCTTCTCTATCCACCATGCTCTAGAAAGGTTCAAAACAGTATGCATTTCTGACATTCACCAGTTTATGAAACATTTCAGAAGGAGAAATATCATGTAGGTTGagtgcaaattaattttgttagataatattttatatatatatatatatatatatatatatatatatatatatatatatatatatatatatatatatatatatatatatatatatatatgcattttgttttaaggCTCCATATGATTGGAATAATCTTCCATTTTCTCTCCGTTCTTTAACTTCACTTACAGCGTTTCGAACGGCCCTCGGGGAACATCTTCGGAACAATTGTCTTTGTTTCTAGTTTTGTTTGCTTGACCTTGGACTTGAATTCACTGGTCATGTGTTTACTATCTCTCATTTTTAtgtccttatttttatttatttatttataataataataataattattattattattactattattactattattatcatcatcaatgttCTTGTTTGTGTTCCTCTTAGTCCTTGTTCTTGTGCAATGCTAGTCatgtggttgttttttttgtttgtcatgTCACTTGTGGGGTTCGTGctgggtggggtggggtggggttgaGCATTGTGAGCTGGAATGTgtgtggaatgtgtgtgtgtgtgttgttgtgttttgttgtgcTGTTTTTGACCGTGATATTTGCTCTGCTGATTTGGTTCATTTTGCTTTGATGTACTGGAGGACCCCCTCGAAAACGAGATGTTTCATCTCAAGGGGTTAATCATCGCAATAaagatatgttaatatatatatatgttaatatatatatatatatatatatatttattatatatatatatatatatatatatatatatatatatatatatatatatatattattatatatatatatatatatatatatatatatatatatatatatttattatatatatatatttatatagaattattattattatttttttttaatgctaatttGAGCCACACAaagaaatattcacatttttaccCTACATAGGGAAAGCGGTTTGGAGGATGGATAGATTAAAAATGCAAAGTAGCTATTCAAAATGAAAAGCCCTTCCTAGAAGGTAACTAACTTTTAAGGAAAATCTGGCGTTTCAGttaaaaacaattacataaataattttattttaattggttaTTTGAAATGTTCTATTAAAACCTAAGCTAAGCCAACAGTATTGGGTATTTTGGTCCTTCTCTGTTCAAGAAAATAGGAGCTGTATTTGCATGCCTAGTAAGTAGCTGCCCTGGATCATTATTGTGCTGGCCACCAAGTGAACTGACAGGCTACATGATACTGCTTTCATCTTAGTTCTCAATACTAATGCAGCACTGCTAGTCTAATGTATGGTGTATTAATGTTCTTATTGCCATTTGACGTGTGAAATTTATCTTGTCCCTCTCTAGTCACATAATTGTCACGATTTCTGTCATGATTTTTCTCTGATCTGCAACATAGTGTGAATGTATTTAGAAACTGACATTATGTCATTGTGAAAGTGTTGGTCTCATGTATTAACTGATTTTTCTATGCCCAGACGCGTCTAAGAAAGACATCCCCGAGGACTTTGACATTGACATGGACGCCCCTGAAACCGAGAAGGCCGCTGTCGCCATTCAATCGCAGTTCAGGAAATTCCAGAAGAAGAAAAATGATGAAAAGTCATAGTTGCCAGTGGACCCCTCTGTCCAAATGGCCTCATCAGGACAGCATGGCTTGATGTTGCATGTAATAGAATCCATTCTGTATAGACTCAAGAGAGGGGAGGATAAATCAAGGTCGTAGTCTGTCAGTCACTGATCTGACCTGTTATTTCACTGCTGTAACTGGGAAATGTGTAGTTTATATTGATTTTGGTTCTCCATTCTAGCCAAGAATATCTGTTTTACTATTGGtgcatgattttcttttttacctCAAAGAGCTGGATTGCCAGCCTGTCCTTTATTTGTGACAGCACAATTCATTGTGAGTTGCTTACAAAATTTATTTTAGTCAGAAACTGTGATCATCACGTGTAAAATATCTATCTAAAAATAGCTTGTCTTTTGAAACCCATATTGTTGAATAATTCCCATCTTATATTCCCAAATCCCCACTGTTTGCTCGGGTGTCTTTATTGATTCAGGATATTGAATTCAAAGCTGGATGAAATGACTTGAGAGCATGTTTGATTGTCTAGCTTGCTGTGGCATATCATAACATTTCTGTTCATTTTCTTCCTTTGCAAAGGATCATGGCAAAATCATCAGCCAAATCAAACACTCAATGATTTCTATCTCACCTCAACTCATATCTCATCTTAGAATGATTGAAACAAGAAACTATTAATAAACATCCTTGAGTCTCTAGAACTGAATACTGTATTGTCTTAACTCAATCTTAAAGcaggatcctttttttttttataaaataaatactatgcaATACTATCAACAtgatttttaaaggggtcatatgacgtttctaaaaaagaacattattttgtgtatttggttttacgaaatgtatttatgcagtttaaggtaaaaaaaacaacaacattattttaaagtcaagtcaagtcgcctttatatatatatataaaacaaaatattaaacaaaatacgttgtgtcaaagcaactgaacaacattcatctgggttattttccacataatgtacattattgttgctcctctatgccccgccttcctGAAATTctgctcatcattctgaaaagcaaggtgtgctctgattggccagttgtccagtgtgttctgattggctgaattcATAAAAGCATGTAATGAAATGTAactctttcacaatgaaacacacagcgttaGTTACAGCTTCTTTTTCTTGGGTCTGGGAACACATTAGAGgaacatttttaaaagctatGATGTACCTCAAACATTCTTTCAACATAAGTATTTCCAGTTTCTTTAATGCTGGTAGAACGTTATTTAAAGGTTAGTATGGTGTTCCTGAAACATTCTTTAAAtcattcaaacacctgctgtgaacaagcactgaaagaaagagaaataagaacaCAAACTACAACTTTCTTCAGCCACAGTCTTAGATAAACTGAAGATAAAAcacattaaatctctcaagatctgattaaacaactccacaaacagcattaccatcTTAACTTAcattattactaaccagactgactttatttctgccaAGTCTACAGAAGTTCTTATTAGAAGTTAGAAGCTCTTGACTCCTGATTTTAGTTGAGTTGCTGCCTTAAACATTTCTGTGTTTATAAAGCAGATCAACAGATCACCCTGATCTTGAATTCCAATGTACAAaagaaaatatcatatttttttttcaaaacatcttttgttttgtttttactcaaGAAAGGGACAACACAAAGGTAAGTAAATTATTAGAGAAttgtctttttttgggggggggggggggggggggggggggatgggggttcTCAGGTAATGGTCCCATTTGCATCCCATTTGTGTCTCTGTGACAAACTATTGATATAATCAACATGATATGGAAGTTATTCacattatttgatatatttttttatgggtttattagcaatatcataatctttattatttcattgtttaCACTTCATATATTGTCCTAGCTCAGCTTCACTTTACCATTTAAAAGAGCTGTTTCATAGTATTTGTATTAGTGTATTTGTGTAAATAATGAACATACCAGCTCTTGCCATtcaggggcgtgtctagggggaggctgggggaggcaATGCCTCCCCTAGGATAAGCCCTGCCTCCCCTGAGAAATGATCTGTCCCTCTGAtgttaaattaaaactttaaagtggattgttttgtgcatatttttcataGCTTGCAGATGGGTCTGATCCAACAAAAATCCAGTTTGGCGCTGTTTCACAGTGCGCGCGCTTCGGGGGTACGCGCTGTTTACCTGGCAGAGCTTTAAAGCAGTGGCGTGTCCAGAAGCCAAAGGGTGGCAAGAAAATTAGATTTGCCAACCCAAAACAGCGTTTGGGATCGAAGTGCATTGACAGCTGAACAGCCTGATTTTGTCCTCGATTTCTGCCGAGGGTAGGATGTTAATAGTTTTGGTTGTGggcgataaaaatgtctcca harbors:
- the pcp4b gene encoding calmodulin regulator protein PCP4; translated protein: MSERQGSGAVGGNSKTSGAQDASKKDIPEDFDIDMDAPETEKAAVAIQSQFRKFQKKKNDEKS